A single genomic interval of Antarcticibacterium arcticum harbors:
- a CDS encoding DoxX family protein has translation MEFPWHLYVMAVMYILAGTIHFIKPRMYMRIMPRYLPAHKLLVYLSGGAEILLGIGLLFPETKNASIFGIIGMLGVFLLVHIYMLSSKKAGAGIPAWALILRIPLQFFLMWWAYFYLQF, from the coding sequence ATGGAATTCCCGTGGCATCTTTATGTAATGGCTGTTATGTACATCCTTGCAGGTACTATACATTTTATAAAGCCCAGGATGTATATGCGCATTATGCCAAGGTACTTACCGGCTCATAAATTATTAGTTTATCTAAGTGGAGGTGCAGAGATACTATTAGGAATTGGCCTTTTATTTCCCGAAACCAAAAATGCTTCAATATTCGGGATCATTGGTATGCTCGGGGTTTTTCTGCTTGTACATATTTATATGCTAAGCTCTAAGAAAGCCGGGGCAGGTATCCCGGCATGGGCCTTGATCCTTAGAATACCGCTACAGTTCTTTTTAATGTGGTGGGCTTATTTTTATTTACAATTCTAA
- a CDS encoding alpha-ketoglutarate-dependent dioxygenase AlkB family protein has protein sequence MGTRLNLPDSDIIYFPNFLEKENADAYLDTLLENLNWQQHSIKIFGKTIPQPRLTALYAETETPYTYSGLTLLPKKFTCELLELKKELKKYTPTHFTHCLANLYRNGKDSMGLHSDNEKELGKDPVIASVSLGATRKFILKHRHDKDQKHEIALEHGSLLLMMGATQHFWKHELPKTKLVTEPRINLTFRKIISSVK, from the coding sequence ATGGGTACCCGGCTTAATTTACCGGACAGTGATATAATCTATTTTCCAAATTTCCTGGAAAAGGAAAACGCAGATGCTTATCTTGATACTTTGCTGGAAAATTTAAACTGGCAACAACACAGTATTAAAATCTTCGGGAAAACAATACCCCAGCCCCGCCTTACAGCTTTATATGCAGAAACTGAAACACCTTACACCTATTCGGGCCTAACCTTACTTCCGAAGAAATTTACCTGCGAACTTTTGGAACTTAAAAAGGAATTAAAAAAGTACACTCCTACTCATTTTACACATTGCCTGGCAAATCTTTACCGAAATGGCAAAGACAGCATGGGACTACATTCAGATAATGAAAAGGAACTAGGCAAAGATCCCGTTATTGCATCTGTTAGCCTGGGGGCTACCCGAAAATTTATATTAAAACACAGGCATGATAAAGATCAAAAACATGAAATTGCTCTGGAACACGGTAGTTTGCTATTAATGATGGGTGCCACCCAACACTTCTGGAAACATGAATTGCCTAAAACCAAACTGGTGACGGAACCCCGTATCAACTTAACTTTTAGGAAAATAATTTCTTCGGTTAAATAA